One stretch of Harpia harpyja isolate bHarHar1 chromosome 17, bHarHar1 primary haplotype, whole genome shotgun sequence DNA includes these proteins:
- the TAF1D gene encoding TATA box-binding protein-associated factor RNA polymerase I subunit D, translating into MTDTDESQASASDYPDAQELICSSQKEPCKVHACEKNTRMECSRSRQKNAIPEESSDELNSICKSSAASAEILLDSSDSEIDLSAASGSEYHPKCSIAPSKQKRTSQSSRQQAESVAGVPDNESSSDSSLSPASPVKSSETSKKEKSKLNLKAIFAYHFRGKKFKAAAHRKYKGGSGKKKKKKYESTGMPTGRPPLTASPQEQKRRLLDRGFQFPFVEKHYGMKHIPLKMVLGYEQAATKGYFQYIEVLKYEEHLKKALKALQASEDLERECLAVRKHKYLDDEGPISPIQELNDDDDDSLNSDNQEVLDARVVENSSFIISSKIPSKKKTKPEAKRAKSTEVIEVEEEEE; encoded by the exons ATGACTGATACAGATGAATCCCAGGCTTCTGCCTCTGATTACCCTGATGCCCAAGAGCTAATATGCAGTTCGCAGAAGGAACCATGTAAGGTACatgcatgtgaaaaaaatacacGAATGGAGTGTTCACGTTCAAGGCAGAAGAATGCTATTCCTGAGGAGTCTTCAGATGAGCTTAACAGTATATGTAAATCATCAGCTGCTTCAGCTGAGATTTTACTGGACAGCAGTGATTCAGAAAT TGATCTCTCTGCTGCTAGTGGCAGTGAATACCATCCTAAGTGCTCCATTGCACCTTCAAAGCAAAAAAGGACATCTCAATCTTCAAGGCAACAAGCTGAATCTGTTGCAGGAGTGCCTGACAACGAAAGCTCTTCAGATTCTTCTCTGTCCCCTGCAAGTCCAGTGAAATCATCGGAAACTTCCAAGAAGGAGAAGTCAAAACTAAACTTGAAGGCCATATTTGCCTATCACTTCAGGGGAAAGAAGTTTAAGGCTGCTGCACACCGAAAATACAAGGGTGGCtcagggaagaagaagaagaaaaagtatgagAGCACAGGGATGCCTACGGGGAGGCCACCACTGACAGCCTCACCACAAGAGCAAAAGAGAAGGCTTCTAGACAGAGGTTTTCAATTCCCTTTTGTTGAAAAACATTATGGGATGAAGCATATTCCCTTAAAGATGGTTCTTGGATATGAG caagcaGCTACAAAGGGATATTTCCAGTACATTGAAGTGCTTAAATATGAGGAACATcttaaaaaagctttaaaagccCTTCAGGCTAGTGAAGACTTAGAAAGAGAATGTCTGGCGGTACGAAAACACAAATACTTAGATGATGAGGGCCCCATTTCCCCTATTCAGGAGTTGAA tgatgatgatgatgacagcTTGAATTCTGATAATCAAGAAGTTCTTGATGCCAGAGTAGTG GAGAACAGCTCTTTCATTATAAGCAGCAAAATTCccagtaagaaaaaaacaaagccagaagCGAAACGTGCAAAATCAACTGAAGTGATCGAagtagaggaggaagaagagtaG